Below is a window of Sceloporus undulatus isolate JIND9_A2432 ecotype Alabama chromosome 9, SceUnd_v1.1, whole genome shotgun sequence DNA.
TTCATCCTGGAGATTGCCTATCTGCagaattttctcttttttattaatGTCTTCTTTCTGATTACTTTGGGCTAAAGCAATCATGAATGCATGGATATTAATGGCAAAATCCCTGTCAACAAATCTTGACAacaaacccctgtgatagatttgtatTAGGGTTgaatatgtcagaaatgatttgaaggtccAGAACAACAAGTATCACCCCATAATTTGTCCAAACTATAATCAGTTTAGTgatttggcttctagggatagttcaggcttcatttgctcaagtatctatttatttgtctttttcatcAAAGTTAAAGATCCTCTTTATAATTCTAATATGTCTCAAGGCTGTTTCTCTGGACCCCCTTTCAGATTTCCATGTGCTGAACGAGGCACCAAATGGACTGCAATGCTACAGTTGTGTGGATGATGATGGCTCAGGGTCTGGATGCTCCAATCAAAGCATGTCCAAGGTGCAATGCACAGGCATCCACAGCATGTGCTTGGAGGGGATTGGGAACAGTCGTAAAGGTGAGTGTCTGTACTCCAAACCACAGAACATGTATATATAACCATTGGGTTAAAAGAGAAGTTCTTTGCTTGGTCACTCAGCAGctgagggtttgtttgtttgtttgtttgtttgttttgctattgGTGGAAACACCCTTATAGTGGAAATTCTGTGTGAGGAGGAAAGAACTTTCAAAGCTCTGTATCTCCACTGCCTATTTGGAAACAATAGGAAAGttagctctctgtatccatggattctgcatgcaCAGATACAACTACAGACACACACtcaaagtaaaccttgattttgccattttctataagggatgccattttattatgccattgtatataatggaacttgagcatccatgcattttggaatccatggggagtcctggaatcaaacctcagcagatactgcAGGCGCACTGTAGATGTTTTGACTATAAGCCtctgttgttttccttttctccctgtACAGCCGGAAGAGATTTGGGCCTTGTGACCTTTAAAGGTTGTGCCTCCCCAGCTATGTGCCAAAGCTCTCTCTTGGCCCtggtgcaagagctggacaacGCCGATGTCATGTGTTGCCAAGGAAGCCTCTGCAACAATCGCATTGTGAATGGTGTAGTGACAGAAGGCAAGATTGCTGCTGATAGTGCAGATATCACAGACTCACCTGAGTGTCTCAAACCCACCCCCAAACCATCTAGAATCACCCCAGTTCCTGACTGTATCTATacagaaggggaggaggaggaagatgaccGCATGGTGAGTGTACATACCTCCGCTGGGAGCCACAATGAAAAGGAAACTACTGGCACTGTAAATAAAGAGCACAGTGATGAGAATTTAGTCACTGAGAACAACACAATCTCCCATTCTCCTCATCATGATGACCACTCAGTTACCCATGAACACATCGTCAATGAGAACCTCTCAGAAGGCTCTTCCCAGGGAAACACAGCCTCACCAACAGGTGCCACAGGCTTTGATCATGTTGCAGGAGATGCTTCCTCAGCTACCACAAACTTGGACAAGAGTAATTCTGGTGCCGGAACGACGTCTTCTGCTAATCACGGCAACATTGTTGTGCTGGTCCCTGTTGTCATCTCCAGGAGGAACAACACTGCTACCACCACTGCCACTTCATCTTCCACAGGAACAAGCACTGACAGTAGGACTGTGGCCAGTTCCAATGCTGATAATGAATCTGAAGATGAAGAATGTGAGGCAGAAAAGGAGGGCATGACTACTGGAGAGCACTTCATAGCTGCTAAAGAGAGCAACCGTGATGGTTCTTCCTCCACTGCAAGAAGCACTGTTGTTTCTACTGGAGCTAATTCCAATGCTGGCATTTTTGTTGAAGGGATGAATCAAGATGAATCAGCATCCCATCCAGCTTCCACACAAGGGGGTCATGATGCTGGTGTCTTCACTACCGGCAATGCAGGAAGCACCAGTGTAGTTCATGGCCATGGTAGAGATGATGAAAGGTTCGTCATGGGTGAAAGCACTGCCAACCGCAACCCAAGACCTGGGCATTCCACAACGGGTAGTCATGGAGCCACTAGTGGCGAGAGCTTCATTGGTGACAATCGTACACCCCAGCCAGGGGATTTTTCATCTTTAGATGATGTGGTTGACGCCATTCTTCCTATCCCCTACATTGTGCCTGAAGATGACTCTTTCCACACTGAAGACAAGAAAGTGGCAGGTACCCCTCCTGTGGCCAGCACCAACTCTCCCATTGCTACCAGCAACCCAGTCCTTGCTTCAGGAGC
It encodes the following:
- the LOC121915533 gene encoding uncharacterized protein LOC121915533, with the translated sequence MEAEEFMERPKGQYSNLKLKGCANLQRCEDTLSFYSGKRTIHATCCDSPLCNDFTTDFHVLNEAPNGLQCYSCVDDDGSGSGCSNQSMSKVQCTGIHSMCLEGIGNSRKAGRDLGLVTFKGCASPAMCQSSLLALVQELDNADVMCCQGSLCNNRIVNGVVTEGKIAADSADITDSPECLKPTPKPSRITPVPDCIYTEGEEEEDDRMVSVHTSAGSHNEKETTGTVNKEHSDENLVTENNTISHSPHHDDHSVTHEHIVNENLSEGSSQGNTASPTGATGFDHVAGDASSATTNLDKSNSGAGTTSSANHGNIVVLVPVVISRRNNTATTTATSSSTGTSTDSRTVASSNADNESEDEECEAEKEGMTTGEHFIAAKESNRDGSSSTARSTVVSTGANSNAGIFVEGMNQDESASHPASTQGGHDAGVFTTGNAGSTSVVHGHGRDDERFVMGESTANRNPRPGHSTTGSHGATSGESFIGDNRTPQPGDFSSLDDVVDAILPIPYIVPEDDSFHTEDKKVAGTPPVASTNSPIATSNPVLASGAGAGTARPKNKIPCKRPGSQSRPSAKLASSAAANKQVGEEVVSQDGATSLFRDTKNPGHSGGGKVNLDSGNLGLVSNLGLLSFTFLLVALLH